Below is a window of Humulus lupulus chromosome 2, drHumLupu1.1, whole genome shotgun sequence DNA.
ATGTTCAAGAAAAACGTTTATCGTGGAGGTATTGATACAACAATTTGAGCCTGTACTTAATCAAGTTGAAAATACAAGTCAAAcaattaatgtatatatatatatatatgtaagacATGAATTTGAATGATTAGATGTTCAAAGATTGGAAAATTAACCTGTGAAAGCTGTCAATAGATCTGAGCAGTTAATGCCTGGTTTATTACAGATGTTCTCCACAAGTTTGGAAATTTCTTGGCTGTACGTAGTGTAGTTAGAGATTCAAAACATATTGATTGTCATTCTTCGTCATTTAGatataatataaagaaaaattatatatCGAATAGTTATACTAGTCAATGTAAATTAAAGGCTAATCTCTGGcaataattagttaattatcaaGTACAGATTCGTCATTACTAAGATTTCAAAAATAGAAAACGCATACCCTTTTGGGATAAACTCATGGAGACCCAACCAATAAAGTTGCTGTactcaaaaaaagaaaaagaaaaagaaaagaaaggtgaCGAGTGTGGTTCAATTTTAGATGGAGCCAatttaaataaaaagtaaaaagagAAAAGAAGGTAGTACTAAAGTATATGAGAGTTTGTATTACTTCGCCTAAAAAGAGATCAGCAGCAGCTTTGGTGAGGATTGAAGGGATTTGATTAAGATAAGCAATTGGACTAAGTAGAGCGGCTGATCTCAGCATGTTGGACACCTTGTAGTCTTGAGAAAAGGCAGCAAAAGCCATCAAAgttccctaataataataataataattacatatTCAATAAAAAAGCCATTATTTCTGTTTCCAtctcgatatatatatatatatatataagaatcttacataattattattgtttcagtaatttttacgttcaaacataaacaataataaataataatagttAAACATTAGAGTTGTATTTTTATATATGTGAACAAAATAACAGCTAGTTAGATTACCAAAGAATGTCCAACGTAGTGTATGTTCTGGCCTGTGTGATCGTGCACGTATTGGAAAAAAGCAGGAAGGTCATAAGCAGCCAATTGATCCCATGACCAGTTCCAGTAAtcctaattaataaataaaaaaatgatgatggtgatgatgagtCTATAATGTGTTTGACATGCCAACAGAAAACGAAAAAAgagaaaattaaataataatgaaCAAGTGATGACCACCGGATCATTAGGAGTAAGTGATTGATGTCCACGGCTAGAAACTGTGCCTCTTGTATTACCCAACCACACATCATATCCATTCTCAGCCAACACGAACGCCAATGACTCCTCTGGGGAATTCAATACCCATGTCACACCAtcctattaatatatatatatatataaaaaaacataccaaaaaaaaaatcaattctttAATACTttcatatatctatatatatatatatatataaggccatattatataaatattttacgCTGAAAATTCCATGTTGCAACAAAACAGGTGGTTTGTCGGCTTTCTTGCCAGATCGCCCAACTGGTATCCTTTGCAATCCAAGAATGTAACCATCCTCTGTGATTACCTACGTACAAACCATCCAAACTAAATTATTAACGTCACTAAAATTACtcacatatatgtatatgtatatattcatGACTaaaaaacatttatatatatatatatatatataaagtttagCGACTTAACTTGATGTTGTTCGCAAGAGTAGCCTTGTGACTCCACCATTGATTTGCAGATATCATCTTGGGAAGGTGATGATGGTGAAATAGCAGTAGGGTTTTCATGGGCTACTGTTGTATACAATTTAGTTCTTGCCTCGATTTCTGATGGaatcaaataaataataaacacaataatGTGAAGAATGCCTATTACTGAATATGTGGCAGCCATTTGATCTTGATATATATTAATTGGAATGAAATTTGTGTATTgatcctataattatatatatttatatacatagtaAGACCGAATACATATACAAACGAATTAGCGTATTAATGAGTTCCAATTGACTCAATTACTACATTCGTGGCTTATACGCTCGTCAGATGTGGAATtaagtaattattattttttatttgtggcTTAATCTGTCTCATTTGATTGAATAATATTAAGTAACTATTTACATCTTTTCAAATCAAATTATAAGAAAATTTTGAATTTCTATTGTTATCGAATGAAGGAGTGTATTTGATTGTACGGAATTTGATTATATATGAACTAATGTAAATGGGTAATTTCAGGCAGGCATTTTACAGCTAGCAATTAattcatataatatataatcagaACAAAGAAATAGAATATAGTATAGATTTGGTGAAACAACCAAGGCCATATTTCCATAACGGGAAAATATATAAGAGaaagttttcttttttcttctttaagATTTATctgttaattaatatataaatttggAAATTATTTTGTGTGTATCTTAATCGCatgtaattaattatattttcaaaatatttcatgcTGAGTTAGTAATAGAATGAGCTTCTCTCTTGACGATTGAATTAACTCGTGCTGCTTGGAAGTATCGCGAGCAAGGATTATTATAAAATTTTGTGTGTCATATCTACTTGTTTTACCTTTCAacgatcttatatatatatatatatatatatgtttaaatatataatacATGTTTTTTTAAACATAGTATTTGTCATTTATGAAATATTGCGAACATAAGATGCCACACAAAAGTGATTATACAATTCTCTTTCGCTAGAATGCTCCGTCATTTCATTACGGAAAAAAGCAATTAATATAATGGAAATTAAAATACACCATAATCTCTTCTCTCCAAAAATAATATTGTACACCGATTTGTGTCCACACTCAAGTTTTTTGATCACCTTCTTTTTAAAGAAGTTATAAAATTGTGTAAGATACAAAAACGCAAATTGACTATGTGTTAAAACTTATTGATTGAACAAAGACTAATATAAGAATTTTGGAGaaataatttaaatttggatATTTCTGGCAAAATCATCTGTTATTTTGTCAAAGTTACACGTATGCTTCCAATAAAAAAATTTAACGGCAAAACACCCTTATGCCAATGTTTTATTGCAGTCATGCACTTTTGGCAACATTCACATGTtgactaattaattatttatttgaaatatattttaaaaataaatttaattaaaattatacattaattttttttataaaaaaaaacatgatttattaaaaaatttaaacataaacagaattaataaaaaaaacctaACTTGAGTTCATCTTCCTcagccacaaaaaaaaaaaaaattacagttcaagaaaaaaactcaaactcaaaAAATAAAAACCCCATAAATCAATCACTCATTTCCAAATTATCATATTTAAActgaaaaatcaaataaaaatcaaCTAAATATATCTAAGCCAAACAAAATgtcaaaatttcaaattttaacgCAAAAACTCAAAACCCATGTTGGAAATGAGGATAAATTTCTCAGTTCAAGAACCTCGGATGAATCTCGGTAAACCAGAGATGAATCTAAGAACACAAATCAGTAAGACTAATTATCAAACAATTAGAAAACAAAAAATATGAAAGCATAAATCAACACAAGTATATATACTGGTTTAGCAAGATCAATGTGATCTTGAACCTAATCTAGTTTTAGGAATCACTATCTCTTCTTTATTCAATCAACGAAATGAGTACAAAACTTCAATGGAGCTTCTTGGAACAATCTTGGATCAAACTCTTTAAACACTCAATCACACAGGTGTTTTCCTCTCAATCCTTGAGTAAGCACTTTATCAGCAGTTGTGCTTCTCAATATAGTTCCCCAAACCCAGCTCTCACAACCTTTCTCAATACTCAATCTTGATTTCCACACTTGAGCTCTCTCGTCTAATCTGACTTTTCTGTTGTTTCATCTGTGTAGTACTCTTCACTGTGTTATTCTCtctttgtttttcttcttctctattttaGTGTCTTCCAACAAGTGAATCCCACATGTCCTTTTATAGACCAAGGACAGAAAGTTAATGAGGTTGTTATGATAGTTGAGAACCAAACAACCTATTAACAGAATTAGTTGGGATTTGGAAAAACTACTCCCACAAATTCCACCTAGATTCTTCAAATCACAACCGAAATAGAATTCCACTTGTAGAGATAGTGATCCTAGAGTTCCAGCATTAGTTACCAAGGTTGAGCAAGTTTAAGCAATGCTTAAACTTGTTCACAGGTAGAACCTTAGTTCTTATATCAGCTGGATTATCCTCAGTACCAATCTTGTCCAAAGATATCACATCTTCCTCTATCTTTTCTCTTATCCAAAACAAGCGAATGTCTATGTGTTTGCTCTTTTCGTGGTATACTGAATTTTTACAGAGGTGAATTGAAGATTGACTATCTGAGTATATATTAGCTTTACCTTTCATCATCTTCAGCTCTTGTAGCATTCCTTGTAACCATATTGCCTCTTTGAATGCTTCGGTGGTGGCCATGAACTCAGCTTCAGTTGTTGATAGTGACACCACTGACTGTAGTTGGGACTTCCAACATATGCAATCTCCATTTGTTGTGAATACATATGAAGTAGTTGAACtccttgtatccttacttgctgcaTAGTCTGCATCTGCAAAACCTTCAAGTGTAACTTTCTGATCCATCTGCTTGTATCTCAGTCCCATCTCTGTAGTTCCCTTTAGATATCTAAGTAGCCACTTAAGAGCATTCCAATGCTCTAATCCGGGGTTGGACATAAACCTTCTAagaatgcttagagcatgtgctaTGTCTGGTCTAGTGCTAACCATGATGTACATTAAACACCCCTAGTGCCATAACATAAGGGACTTTTGCCATTTCCTTTGTCTCCTCGATAGTCTTTGGACTTTGATCTTTTGAAAGTGCAAATTGTCCTCCTAGAGGTACTGAAACACTCTTTGAATCCTGCATGTTGAATCTCTGAAGTACCCTCTGAATATAACTTGCTTGTTTAAGATTCAGAATCCCATCTTTTTTGTTCCTTGTCACTTCTATCCCAAGTATCTTTTGGACTTGACAGAGctccttcatttcaaattcatcTTTCAACTTGTCTTTGATGCCTTTTATCACTGTTTTGTCCTTACCCATAAtgagcatatcatctacatatggTAAGAGAAAAACTGATGTAGATTGCTCAAGATTTTTGTAGTATAGGCAATGATCAAACTTTGATCTAACAAACCTAATGTCTTGAACATAGGTGTCAAATATCTTATTCCATTGTTGTGGTGACTATTTAATCCCATACAGTGACCTTCTAAGCTTGCACACCATCTCTTTGTTGCTTGATTCCACCTGAAAACCAGGTGGTTGATGCATATAAATGTCCTCCTGTATAAAACCATTTAAGAAGGCAGTCTTGACATCAAGTTGTTCTACTTCTAAATTTTCTTCTGCTGCAAGAGAAAGCATCAATCTTATAGTCTTATactttatgttatattattttataatataatgtaatattatattatattataatataatgttttagattaaataaatgtgacaaaatgtgtcacatattgtaacatataataatgagttacaatatttagatatatgagatatatccaaataatgtaacatatttggtgttacaaatttgtaacttccaaatattaccctttattgtgtaaaattgttgttacacaatattgagatgaatttcataaagtcatttgtgatatggctgttagagatatgattttaaccccaataatgtgttttgggagttacaaaatcatttgggagggtttggaaccgtttggaaaaacagcacattttttagtgctgaaaatggtcggtggctgcgaccactgaatgttggtggccacggcctgtgggacagaggctagtggtcgcggccactaatgtctctggccgcggtcacaggccaaaaactgaccatttttttagttttttcaatctttgttgaacggctcaaaaaacccaaataactcccaaatctcatttttaatttcatattaatccaattaaactttagtaacagccatgggggttggtggaatttgaaattcaaagggtgtctctaaactctataaataggagcctatagctcacttgtaagacacaacatttctatcaattagagcacttggctagaaacaccttaatgcttgataattccataaagcttttccaatatctgagagagatcccttagtgcttgagttagggggaaataagcttttggacaaatattttaaaccttgttcaagttggtgatccccagcCCTCTTCACTTatgttgtgtaagtgagagttttcttgtatttctgttctccattctattgtattgttttcttcttattctcttgttctttttacttgtatttcttgttcaagagttgtaatcttttcttttcttttatttcaaacactttactttatttgtaacattttgcttagagttgtatttttctattctcatcatcttcttcattttctttgttcatttgtaattttcaattatagagttgtaactccttttaatcaatcattattatttgtaatatattgcatagagttgtaatttcttactatttccattgaggcaaaaacaatttttcctaacattcaaaagcttatttcttttttgtttcaatggaaggggagacaattaagatcatgaaccaagacctaatgagattggataggtttgatggatctaattttactaggtggcaagacaaggtgaggtttcttttaaccactctcaaaatcgcctacatccttgagtcttccttggcacctctagccgagccatccgacaaagacactcccgagaggtggagaaaagaaggaagagggaggaggacaatctcctttgtaggggtcatatcctcaacgccctatccgataggctctatgacctctgcaccgagaccaaatcggcctaggagatatgggatgcacttgagaaaaagtttaaggcggaagaggaaggtaccaaaaagtttttgatatctcaatacttcgatttcaaattttttggtgataaacctattcttcctcaaattcatgaattgcaaataattattaacaaattgaaagtgctaaagattgagcttcccaaggcctttcaagttggtgctatggtggctaaattaccaccaacttggaagagctataggaaaagaatccttcataaaaatgaggattattctttggaggaaatccaaaaacatattcgaatcgaagaagaatcgatatgtagagataaacttgtggaggggtctaatggagagacttccaaagcaaatacggtgtcacaaccaaaacatcccaaaaacaaagagaaaaagggtaaagagaaacctttgggtccaaaaaccaacccaaacaagtttaagggcgagaaaggtccttgctttgtgtgtgggaaaaaaggtcactatgctagagagtgtaggcatagaaaagaccaacaaggacctaaggtgaacgcaactcaagaggaaaacatagttgctacccttagtgaggtgaatgcagtccaaggcaaggtgaaagagTGGTgttatgatacatgtgccactgtccatgtcacctatgacaaatcattgttcaagacctttgaagagtcaaagggaaaccatgagatacaaatgggaaatgagggaaaatccaaggtacttggcaaaggtactattgatgtctacttcacctccgacaagaaagttacattagtgaatgtactttatgttcccaaaatgagtagaaacttggtaagtggtgatttgcttggcaagcccggcattaaagctgtttttaagtccggtaaacttatacttaccaaatcaaatgtatttttgggaaatgggtactcttgtgagggtatggttaaattgtgcaccaatgatgtaactttcaatgttatcaataaaaatgctaattccgcctatattgttgagtatgattctttatttttgtggcatcttagactatcacatataggtttttcaaccatgaaaagagtagtaaaatgtggtatgattgcatgcaatattaaaaactatggtaaatgtgaaacatgtgttaaggcaaagatgattaagaaaccatttcctagtgtagaaagatcatctaatttactagatttaatccatagtgatctttgtgaattaaatggtgttttaactagaggtggtaaaaggtattttcttacttttatagatgattttagtcgatatacctatgtgtttcttttaaagcataaagatgaaacttttgatgcatttaaattgtataaattagaagttgaaaatcaactaaataaaaagattaaggtgctaagaagtgatagaggaggagagtacttctctaattcaatacattttttgaagaaaattgtataattcatgagtgcactgcaccttatacaccacaacacaatggtgttgccgaaaggaaaaataggacttatctagagatgataaattatatgttggtgttttctaagttgaacttcaacttatggggtgaagcgcttttaaccgcttgtcatattcttaatcgaatacagatgaagaaaaatgagatatctccatatgagttatggaaaggaagaaaacccaacaagtgtgggggtgtcttgcatattgcaagaaaaacgaacctaatagaacacagttaggttcaagagccataaaatgtgcttttgttggttatgccaacaatagcaaagcttataggctattagacttagagtctaatattgtgattgaatctagagaagttgaattctttaagaacatgttatgtgacaacaattctcaagcttcaacatctctaaaggagaatttgttatatgagaacaattctcaagcttctacatccaaagttgattctcaagaggagaattctcaaaatgaTGTAAAGCAActctttgaacctagaagaagtcaaaggcttaaaaatcataaaagtctagtagtggatgagatagattctcaacgaatttcattctacatggtaaaaggaaatagagaggaagtcattaggaaaattcatattgtacttctcgttgaggatgatcctaagacttatagagaagctatgcaatcgagagataatgcattttggaaagaagccatcaatgatgagatggattctgttctttccaataacacttgggaattggtagacctcccatcgGGGTCTAAGaaaattgggtgtaagtgggtatttaggagaaaatacaacactgacggcactatccaaacctttaaagctagattagtagctaaagggtttaggcaaaaatagggtattgattatttcgatacctatgtgcatgttgcaagaacaacttctataagaattttgttcgctttagcttctatacacaacttgtatgttcatcaaatggatgtcaaaacgacattccttaatggtgacctcaatgaggaggtctatatggaacaacccgaagggtttgtcctaccaaaatatgaacataaagtttgtagacttgtaaaatccttatatggattgaaacaagctcctaagcaatggcatgagaattttgatcaagccatcatgtctaatgggtttagacataacaatggagacaagtgtttgtattccaaaacttgtaagggatatgtgatcattatttgcttatatgtggatgacatgcttattctaagtaatagcatgaaagggatagaagaaacgaaaaggtttctatcatcaaccttcaagatgaaagatcttggagaagttgataccatactcggtatcaaagtaaagaaacatagtgggggttttgcattagggcaagcccactatgttgagaaagtattggaaaaatttaaccatctcaaggttaaagatgccaatactccattcgatcatagtgtaaaactagagaagaatgaaggaagagcggtggctcaattggagtacgctagtgctatagggagtctaatgtacgttgcccagtgtactagacctgatatagcatttgggtaagtaaacttagtagatttacaagtaatccaagtgtggatcactggaaggcaattggaagagtcctaggttatctcaagaaaaccaagggactaagccttcactactccaaatttccttcgatattagaaggatatacagatgcaagttggatatccaatcttggggacaacttgtccacaactggttgggtatttacacttggtggaggtgcaatttcttggggctccaagaaacaaacctgtatatctcatttcactatggaagcagagttcatagctctagctgctaccggcaaagaggctgaatggttaagggatctgttgatagagattcccctaattaaagaaaatgtatctactatatcgatacattgtgatagccaagcgacattggctagagcatacagggaagtgtataatgggaagtctagacacattagtctaagacatggatatgtaagataattgattcaaagaggagtcatctcaatatcctatgtgagaacaagtgaaaatctggcggatcctttcactaagccaataacgagggatttagtggctgcatcttctcgagggatgggacttaaactccctaaagagattcacgattgatggtaacctatctctAGTTATtaaactagtgttaggttcaataggtaacaacaagtcaatcaagtgaatattagttgtactcaaaacaagtctcatctgagatattgagtacttgtgtgttaccaagttgagggttaaaaccgaaaggttttttaatagaattcagtcttgtaaagagaagtatttttggtaacaaaatactgtaagaattctacctatatggacctacgggtggtgccgcctctcatgagaattgggagtattctcaagaacgtccatgaatggaaagtgcacatggccattaatggtgcaaagcaagacatagaggtctcaagtgaacatcgcaaaggtgtgtgtgttatcaccgatttgttatcatgaaaagatggttcaatgcctagtgcaacctaaatttcgacaaattttgtgataattacactatagtaaagttcaagttgaaaaacactttgctttatgcactaatgcaatgactcctataagagagagttcttatttaatcaagtgggggatatgttatatttcaaaatataatgattgattaaataagtgttacaatagataactatttaatctagtgggggaatgttatattattttataatataatgtaatattatattatattataatataactacaCGTTACCCAGTAAATCCCGAACACGCactaacttcccaaaatacccctaggctcacctcgagttgggtatttaaccccgttgtgactattatgctaatccgctcactaggatcgccttggaccacacatctcaaatgtatccccataacactggggtctcactcataacataTACATGTTGACACATTTTTTCGCCAACAATACATTAAGAAATCAAACAAGaaagatattagtgcttatttgcagACCGTAATGAGCTATTTCTCACACACACaaatttatgtggttcagtggttaaaatctaactagtccacgagacaatattattactctctcacaatttctccagagtttctatattaaaaaaatcggtcccttttcctgtccattatcccttgTATTTATAATGGAATTTCCTATGCATGTTTGgataaccgtgtgcataaataaggcaaacaatcaatcaagataattcccatttacatagggatac
It encodes the following:
- the LOC133814690 gene encoding triacylglycerol lipase 2-like, with the translated sequence MGLRYKQMDQKVTLEGFADADYAASKDTRSSTTSYVFTTNGDCICWKSQLQSVVSLSTTEAEFMATTEAFKEAIWLQGMLQELKMMKGKANIYSDSQSSIHLCKNSVYHEKSKHIDIRLFWIREKIEEDVISLDKIGTEDNPADIRTKVLPVNKFKHCLNLLNLEIEARTKLYTTVAHENPTAISPSSPSQDDICKSMVESQGYSCEQHQVITEDGYILGLQRIPVGRSGKKADKPPVLLQHGIFSDGVTWVLNSPEESLAFVLAENGYDVWLGNTRGTVSSRGHQSLTPNDPDYWNWSWDQLAAYDLPAFFQYVHDHTGQNIHYVGHSLGTLMAFAAFSQDYKVSNMLRSAALLSPIAYLNQIPSILTKAAADLFLGEQLYWLGLHEFIPKGQEISKLVENICNKPGINCSDLLTAFTGSNCCINTSTINVFLEHEPQPTATRNLIHLAQMIRKGTIAMYDYGNVVENMKKYGKPSPPSYNMSSIPNDIPLLLSYGGKDQLSDVNDVNVLLEKLKDHDQDKLVVQLVEDYAHLDFVMGVNANKVVYDPLMDFFGLH